From Proteiniborus sp. MB09-C3, the proteins below share one genomic window:
- a CDS encoding YggS family pyridoxal phosphate-dependent enzyme, whose product MKEKVNSIMAKKGLSFDDIIMVAVTKTVDVDRINEAIELGVTDIGENKVQEIQDKYQKINSNVKWHMIGHLQSNKVKYIIDKVCMIHSLDRMSLAEEIQKRAEEHNISVDVLIQVNIAEEDSKFGLKKEEVIPFIESIRDFSRIRVKGLMTIAPYVENPEEVRFVFRDLKNLFEKIKELNIPNIDMKYLSMGMTNDYEIALEEGANIVRIGTGIFGKRLYKGD is encoded by the coding sequence ATTAAGGAAAAAGTGAATAGCATCATGGCTAAAAAAGGCTTAAGTTTTGATGACATTATAATGGTAGCTGTGACTAAAACTGTAGATGTTGATAGGATTAACGAAGCTATTGAACTTGGAGTAACAGATATTGGTGAAAATAAGGTACAGGAAATCCAAGACAAATACCAGAAAATAAATTCAAATGTAAAATGGCATATGATAGGGCATCTTCAAAGCAACAAAGTAAAATATATTATTGACAAGGTCTGCATGATACATTCCCTAGACAGAATGAGTTTAGCCGAAGAAATTCAAAAAAGGGCTGAAGAGCATAATATTTCTGTAGATGTTTTAATTCAAGTAAATATAGCCGAAGAAGATTCTAAATTTGGTTTAAAAAAAGAGGAAGTTATTCCATTTATTGAATCAATTAGAGATTTTAGCAGAATAAGAGTAAAGGGCTTGATGACTATAGCACCCTATGTTGAAAACCCTGAAGAAGTAAGATTTGTATTTAGAGATTTAAAGAATTTATTTGAAAAAATTAAAGAACTCAATATACCTAATATTGACATGAAATATTTATCTATGGGTATGACAAATGATTATGAAATTGCTTTAGAAGAGGGCGCAAATATTGTACGTATAGGAACTGGTATTTTTGGAAAAAGATTATATAAGGGGGATTAA
- a CDS encoding cell division protein SepF, producing MADMANKFLNKVKYIIGIDDMEEPENEQVESNKEIELDLQKGMYKQNRVLNIHTNNNIKLVVYEPTKYEEAPKMVEDLKNRKIVVFNLEEMELEPKKQIFDFLNGAIYALDGNIQKVSKDIFILAPSNVEIDSRLKEELKNKGIFPWQK from the coding sequence ATGGCTGATATGGCAAATAAATTTTTAAATAAGGTTAAGTATATAATTGGTATAGATGATATGGAAGAACCTGAAAATGAACAGGTTGAAAGCAATAAAGAAATTGAATTAGATTTACAAAAAGGCATGTATAAGCAAAATAGAGTTTTAAATATTCATACAAACAATAATATTAAGCTTGTGGTATATGAGCCTACAAAATATGAAGAGGCTCCTAAAATGGTTGAAGATTTAAAAAACAGAAAAATAGTAGTATTTAATCTAGAAGAAATGGAATTAGAGCCTAAAAAGCAAATTTTCGATTTTTTGAATGGTGCAATATACGCTTTAGATGGTAATATTCAAAAAGTTTCTAAGGATATATTTATATTAGCACCTAGTAATGTAGAAATAGATTCAAGATTGAAAGAAGAACTAAAGAACAAAGGAATATTTCCTTGGCAAAAATAA
- a CDS encoding YggT family protein: MTVLKVALEKLIYIIETLIFIRAILSFIVRDTNNAITSFVFQVTEPILLPFRELLRKLKIDTGMMDFSPLLAILFLSFLSTIINTILW, encoded by the coding sequence TTGACAGTATTAAAGGTAGCCTTAGAGAAATTAATTTATATTATCGAAACCCTTATATTCATTAGAGCTATTTTATCTTTTATTGTAAGGGATACTAATAATGCTATAACCTCATTTGTTTTTCAAGTTACAGAGCCTATTTTATTACCCTTTAGAGAACTTTTGAGGAAATTAAAAATTGATACAGGAATGATGGACTTTTCTCCTCTTTTGGCTATCCTCTTTTTATCTTTTTTATCTACTATTATAAATACAATTTTATGGTAG
- a CDS encoding YlmH/Sll1252 family protein: protein MIIDKTALLDHIKDKDQHLVLRRVIDKLERVVENHSIEYTDFLDPYQRKLCYSFINRFNEVSFFEKGGLESSERKSIIMYPRYMNNNDVESPIQALRIDGSFKFKELTHRDYLGALMSLGIKREKIGDILIHKNYGNIITFKEISDYIKYNLEMINKESVFITEIETSELVEVEEEFVEKNITISSFRLDAFISAILNLSREKSSTLIKSGLVKVNWQTIDAVSREVHENDLISVRGFGRMKVSRILGKTKKDRNKVIVKIIK, encoded by the coding sequence ATGATTATTGATAAGACTGCATTATTAGACCATATTAAAGATAAAGATCAACACTTAGTCTTGAGAAGGGTAATCGACAAATTAGAAAGAGTAGTTGAAAATCATTCTATAGAATATACAGACTTTTTAGATCCATATCAAAGGAAACTATGCTATTCATTTATAAATAGATTTAATGAAGTTTCTTTTTTTGAAAAGGGAGGACTGGAAAGCTCTGAAAGAAAATCCATCATAATGTATCCTAGATATATGAATAATAATGATGTTGAATCGCCAATACAGGCACTCCGAATTGATGGCAGTTTTAAATTCAAAGAGTTAACCCATAGGGATTATTTAGGTGCATTAATGAGTTTAGGAATAAAGAGAGAAAAAATAGGTGATATTTTAATCCATAAGAATTATGGAAATATAATTACCTTTAAGGAAATTTCTGACTACATAAAATACAATTTAGAAATGATTAATAAAGAGTCAGTATTTATTACCGAGATAGAAACATCTGAATTAGTAGAAGTAGAAGAGGAATTTGTAGAAAAAAATATAACTATATCTTCTTTCAGATTAGATGCATTTATAAGTGCTATACTGAATCTTTCAAGAGAAAAAAGCTCTACTCTTATAAAAAGTGGTCTTGTTAAAGTAAACTGGCAGACAATAGATGCAGTATCTAGAGAGGTTCATGAAAATGATTTGATTTCAGTACGTGGTTTTGGAAGAATGAAAGTAAGTAGAATTTTGGGAAAAACAAAAAAAGATAGAAATAAGGTTATTGTTAAAATAATTAAGTAA
- a CDS encoding DivIVA domain-containing protein, translating into MLTPLDIQNKEFKRGVRGYKETDVDAFLDEIMIDYENIFKENIELKDKISMLNDQIKHYNKIEETLQNTLVVAQSTAEEVKINAKKNADLIIKEAEDDSKRIIEDARNEALKVCEEYETLKKDMLVFKTRFKTLLQSQLESINDYYNDLGIDNSKE; encoded by the coding sequence ATGCTTACACCACTTGACATTCAGAACAAAGAGTTTAAAAGAGGAGTAAGAGGATATAAAGAAACAGATGTAGATGCTTTTCTTGATGAAATCATGATAGACTATGAAAATATATTTAAAGAAAATATAGAGCTTAAAGACAAGATTTCGATGTTGAATGATCAAATAAAGCATTATAATAAAATTGAAGAGACCCTGCAAAACACTTTAGTCGTAGCCCAAAGTACTGCTGAAGAGGTTAAGATTAATGCAAAGAAAAATGCAGATTTAATTATTAAGGAAGCAGAAGATGATTCTAAAAGAATTATTGAAGATGCTAGGAATGAAGCTTTGAAAGTATGTGAGGAGTATGAGACCCTAAAAAAAGATATGCTAGTATTTAAAACTAGGTTTAAGACATTACTTCAATCACAGCTGGAATCAATAAATGACTATTATAATGATTTAGGAATAGACAATAGCAAAGAGTAA
- a CDS encoding bifunctional 3-deoxy-7-phosphoheptulonate synthase/chorismate mutase, whose amino-acid sequence MDMFIIKNDGNSRKIIDLGDGIRIGEREFTIISGPCAVENEEQIELAAEALSSMGIKILRGGAFKPRTSPYTFQGLGLEGLRLLKNAGKRHNMKVISEVMDPRDLEASYDYVDIFQIGSRNMQNYTLLKEVGKFNKPVLLKRGMAATIEEWVMAAEYIASEGNDKIILCERGIRTFEEYTRNTLDLTVVPIIKELTNLPIIVDPSHGTGRKELIRPLTRASVAIGADGVMIEAHPNPCEALSDGKQSLNFEEMRAVLSDIEAIKNCMDNLNS is encoded by the coding sequence ATGGATATGTTTATTATAAAAAACGATGGAAATAGCAGAAAAATTATTGATTTAGGAGACGGTATAAGGATAGGAGAAAGAGAATTTACGATTATATCAGGTCCTTGTGCAGTAGAGAATGAAGAGCAAATTGAATTGGCAGCAGAAGCTCTAAGCAGTATGGGAATTAAAATACTCAGAGGTGGAGCATTCAAGCCTAGGACTTCTCCATATACTTTTCAAGGATTGGGACTTGAAGGCTTAAGACTTTTGAAAAATGCTGGCAAAAGGCATAATATGAAAGTTATATCAGAAGTTATGGATCCTAGAGATTTAGAGGCTTCCTATGATTATGTTGATATATTTCAGATAGGATCGAGAAATATGCAAAACTACACCTTATTAAAAGAAGTAGGTAAATTTAATAAGCCTGTGCTTTTAAAAAGAGGGATGGCTGCAACTATAGAAGAATGGGTAATGGCTGCCGAGTATATTGCATCAGAGGGTAATGACAAGATTATTCTTTGTGAGAGAGGAATTAGAACCTTTGAGGAATATACAAGGAATACTCTTGACTTGACTGTAGTCCCTATAATTAAGGAATTAACAAATCTACCCATTATTGTAGATCCAAGTCATGGTACAGGTAGAAAAGAATTAATTAGACCTTTAACTAGAGCCTCTGTAGCTATAGGAGCAGATGGTGTTATGATTGAAGCTCATCCTAATCCATGTGAGGCGTTATCAGATGGTAAGCAGTCACTGAACTTTGAAGAGATGAGAGCAGTATTATCTGATATTGAGGCAATTAAGAATTGTATGGATAACTTAAATAGCTAA
- a CDS encoding DUF5665 domain-containing protein, with protein MSENNGIEKRLEELANNLEKAKIHEYVDFVNNKKRLIYINFIGGLARGFGMAIGFTVLGALAIYILQKLISWNIPLIGDFIAEIVRIVQERL; from the coding sequence GTGAGCGAAAACAATGGAATAGAGAAAAGATTAGAAGAACTAGCTAATAACCTAGAGAAGGCAAAAATACATGAATACGTAGATTTTGTAAATAATAAAAAAAGACTGATATATATTAATTTTATAGGAGGATTAGCAAGAGGCTTTGGCATGGCAATTGGTTTCACTGTATTAGGCGCCTTAGCAATATATATTTTGCAAAAATTGATTTCATGGAATATACCTTTAATCGGAGACTTTATTGCTGAGATAGTAAGGATTGTACAAGAAAGATTGTAG
- a CDS encoding TraR/DksA C4-type zinc finger protein: MDKQKLKHFKELLMNEKKDLLNTLELMNSNEPNASMREYFDELSSYDNHPADLGTEMFMMSQNMSLKSSQSSIVDEIDEALDRIENGSYGICTVCGKNIDEDRLEIIPYTSICIKCSDREVPVDKKMSYRPEEEETIQFPYGGSNTDHTIEDKVGFDGEDSLQSVMKFNDVLGDPYFATGDNQGVFDDIEHGLVEEVEGISEEYYRKQYDDTKKKDFSD, encoded by the coding sequence ATGGATAAACAAAAGTTAAAGCATTTTAAGGAACTATTGATGAATGAAAAGAAGGATTTACTTAATACCCTAGAACTTATGAATTCAAATGAACCAAACGCTTCAATGAGAGAGTACTTTGATGAATTATCTAGTTATGATAATCATCCTGCTGATTTGGGAACTGAAATGTTTATGATGTCACAAAACATGAGCTTAAAAAGTAGTCAATCCAGTATTGTTGATGAAATAGATGAGGCATTAGACAGAATAGAGAATGGTTCATATGGAATATGTACAGTGTGCGGGAAAAATATAGATGAAGATAGATTAGAGATAATTCCATATACAAGCATTTGTATAAAATGTTCAGACCGTGAAGTACCTGTAGATAAAAAAATGAGTTATCGCCCTGAAGAAGAGGAGACTATTCAATTTCCTTATGGAGGTTCTAATACAGACCATACAATTGAAGATAAGGTAGGATTTGATGGTGAAGATAGCTTACAGTCTGTTATGAAGTTTAATGATGTTTTAGGAGATCCTTACTTTGCAACTGGCGATAATCAGGGCGTATTTGATGATATAGAGCATGGTTTAGTTGAGGAAGTGGAAGGAATATCTGAAGAATACTATAGGAAACAATATGATGATACTAAGAAAAAAGACTTTTCTGATTAA
- the lspA gene encoding signal peptidase II yields MRRSQMLYAAISIIIILLDQITKFYAVQLLKGNAPVVIIENFLRLNYVENFGAAFGILQNKKIFFIIITTIVVIGIIVYIKTNTNLTITMKIALAMVIGGAIGNLIDRVRLGYVIDFVDVNFWGLYDFPVFNIADSSIVIATILICYLVIFNKYEL; encoded by the coding sequence TTGAGGAGGTCACAAATGCTATATGCAGCAATAAGTATAATAATAATCTTATTAGATCAAATAACTAAGTTCTATGCAGTACAATTACTTAAGGGAAATGCTCCAGTAGTCATTATAGAAAACTTTTTACGACTTAACTATGTAGAAAATTTTGGAGCTGCCTTTGGTATATTACAGAATAAAAAGATATTTTTTATTATAATTACGACTATAGTAGTGATAGGGATCATTGTTTACATAAAGACAAATACTAATTTGACTATTACAATGAAGATAGCATTAGCCATGGTAATCGGAGGAGCTATAGGAAATCTTATAGATAGAGTAAGATTAGGCTATGTAATTGATTTTGTCGATGTAAACTTTTGGGGCTTGTATGACTTTCCCGTATTTAACATAGCAGATAGTTCGATTGTAATAGCTACAATTCTAATATGCTATTTAGTGATTTTTAATAAATATGAGCTTTAG
- a CDS encoding RluA family pseudouridine synthase, with translation MELLEIFVNGEDNERLDIYLSQELNDVSRSYIQKLIKEGLVKVNDKVVKAKCIVSEGDYIQVHLPEPKKLEIEPENIPIDIVYEDGDVAIVNKPQGMVVHPAPGNYSGTLVNALLYHLNSLSNINGIIRPGIVHRIDKDTSGLLMVAKNNLAHEELSKQLKAHTINRIYNALVDGNIKEEKGTVDAPIGRHPVDRKKMTVTDINSREAVTHFKVLERFGQYTLIEAKLKTGRTHQIRVHMSFINHAVTGDPVYGGKNQRFKTNGQLLHAKTIGFIHPRTREYLEFDSSLPEHFTNVLNILK, from the coding sequence ATGGAATTGTTAGAGATATTTGTCAATGGTGAGGATAACGAAAGATTAGATATATATCTATCTCAAGAGCTAAATGATGTTTCAAGGTCATATATTCAAAAGCTTATAAAAGAAGGACTAGTTAAGGTAAACGATAAAGTAGTGAAAGCAAAGTGTATTGTTTCTGAAGGAGATTATATACAAGTACACCTTCCAGAACCTAAAAAGCTAGAGATAGAACCAGAAAATATTCCTATTGATATTGTATATGAGGATGGAGATGTAGCTATAGTAAATAAACCTCAGGGTATGGTAGTGCATCCTGCCCCTGGAAACTATAGCGGAACTTTAGTAAATGCATTGCTGTATCATTTAAACAGCCTGTCTAATATCAATGGCATAATCAGACCAGGCATTGTCCATAGAATAGATAAGGATACCTCTGGTTTATTAATGGTTGCAAAAAACAATTTAGCCCATGAAGAGCTATCCAAACAGTTAAAGGCTCATACCATTAATAGAATTTACAATGCTCTTGTAGACGGCAATATAAAAGAAGAAAAGGGAACAGTAGATGCACCAATAGGTAGGCATCCAGTAGATAGAAAAAAGATGACAGTAACAGATATAAATAGTAGAGAAGCTGTAACTCATTTTAAGGTATTAGAGAGATTCGGACAATATACACTAATTGAGGCAAAGCTTAAAACTGGTAGAACACATCAGATAAGGGTCCATATGTCTTTTATCAACCATGCTGTAACTGGTGATCCTGTTTATGGAGGAAAAAATCAGAGATTCAAAACTAATGGACAACTTCTACATGCTAAAACTATAGGATTTATCCATCCTAGAACTAGAGAATACTTAGAATTTGATTCTTCTTTACCAGAACATTTTACTAATGTGCTAAACATATTAAAGTGA
- the pyrR gene encoding bifunctional pyr operon transcriptional regulator/uracil phosphoribosyltransferase PyrR, whose product MDTKAIVMDENAVNRAITRISHEILEKNRSVDDLILVGIKTRGVPFAQRIADRIKEIENKAVPVQILDITLYRDDLTEINSRPIVSTEEFNYDITNKIVVLVDDVLFTGRTVRAALDALIDKGRPQKIQLAILIDRGHRELPIRADFVGKNVPTSRDEIVSVNFYETDGASQVLINKL is encoded by the coding sequence ATGGATACGAAGGCTATAGTAATGGACGAAAATGCTGTAAATAGAGCTATCACTAGAATATCCCATGAAATATTAGAAAAAAATAGAAGTGTTGATGATTTAATATTAGTAGGCATAAAGACTAGAGGAGTACCATTTGCCCAAAGAATTGCTGATAGAATTAAGGAAATAGAGAATAAAGCTGTACCTGTTCAAATTCTAGATATAACCTTATACAGAGATGATTTGACAGAAATAAATAGTAGACCAATAGTGAGTACAGAAGAATTTAATTATGATATTACTAACAAAATAGTCGTATTAGTGGACGATGTTTTATTTACAGGAAGGACTGTTAGAGCAGCCCTTGATGCATTAATAGATAAGGGAAGACCCCAGAAAATTCAATTAGCAATATTAATTGATAGAGGACATAGAGAGCTTCCAATAAGAGCTGATTTTGTAGGGAAAAATGTTCCCACTTCTAGAGATGAAATTGTCAGCGTAAATTTCTATGAAACTGATGGTGCAAGCCAAGTTCTGATAAATAAACTGTAA
- a CDS encoding NFACT RNA binding domain-containing protein, whose translation MSFDGIVMNALVYELSNLLKNGRIEKIYQPENDEIVLSIRNESKNYKLLISASSSNPRVYITNETKTNPMAPPMFCMLLRKHLQSGKLIDIYQHSMDRVLCIDIQSLDELGVLSTKALIIEIMGKHSNIILIEKDSNKIIDSVKRVPISVSSVRQILPGLEYKNPPSQGKLAPFNLSKEDFISFIDKSEKGMYVYKALYGNIIGLSPLLAREICYRASLDDSMIVGQLQQDSLNNLYFSFKEFYDKINDNIFSPAMVKNKDESEIIAFSAVDILQYGDMPKTQYISINELLEDFYITRDKIDRIKHKSIDLRKSISVKLDRALNKFAKQKEELLEAEGREIFKIYGDLLTANLHRIEKKQTSIVLENYYREDLEKICIHLDPRLSPIQNAQKYYKKYNKLKNAYQLVSEQIIKTQEEIDYLENVLISLENCTELREIEEIREELVNEGYVKKSSSKVKKKEKEVYSSPLHFISSDGYDIFVGKNNKQNDYLTLKLSSKEDIWMHTKNIPGSHIIIKAKDSQISEETIIEAAMLAAYHSKAKLSSNVPVDYTERKNVKKPSGAKPGMVIYDYYNTVYVTPEKELINKLTKLE comes from the coding sequence ATGTCTTTTGACGGAATAGTAATGAATGCATTAGTATATGAATTATCTAACTTGTTAAAAAACGGGAGAATAGAAAAAATATATCAGCCTGAAAATGATGAAATAGTCTTAAGTATAAGAAATGAAAGCAAAAATTATAAGCTTCTGATTTCTGCTAGCAGTAGTAATCCTAGAGTGTATATTACTAATGAAACAAAAACAAATCCAATGGCACCACCTATGTTTTGTATGCTGCTTAGAAAGCATCTGCAAAGTGGAAAATTGATCGACATCTATCAGCATTCTATGGATAGAGTTTTATGCATCGACATACAAAGCCTAGATGAGCTTGGAGTATTATCTACTAAAGCTCTAATTATTGAGATTATGGGAAAGCATAGTAATATAATACTAATTGAAAAAGATTCAAATAAAATAATAGATTCTGTAAAAAGAGTCCCTATATCCGTAAGCAGTGTTAGACAGATTCTACCTGGACTTGAATATAAAAATCCTCCTTCTCAGGGAAAGCTAGCACCTTTTAATTTATCTAAAGAAGATTTTATTAGCTTTATAGATAAATCTGAGAAAGGAATGTATGTATACAAAGCATTATATGGAAATATCATCGGCTTAAGTCCTTTGTTAGCAAGAGAAATATGTTATCGAGCTAGCCTCGATGATAGTATGATAGTTGGACAATTACAGCAAGATAGTCTTAATAATCTTTATTTTTCCTTTAAAGAATTTTATGACAAAATTAATGATAATATATTTTCTCCAGCTATGGTAAAAAATAAAGATGAAAGCGAAATCATAGCTTTTTCAGCAGTAGATATACTACAATATGGCGATATGCCAAAAACCCAATATATTTCTATAAATGAATTACTGGAAGATTTCTATATTACTAGAGATAAAATAGATAGAATCAAGCATAAGTCAATTGATTTAAGAAAATCTATTTCTGTAAAGCTTGATAGAGCCCTTAACAAATTTGCAAAACAAAAAGAAGAACTATTAGAGGCAGAAGGAAGAGAAATATTTAAGATTTATGGAGATCTATTGACAGCAAATCTTCATAGGATTGAAAAAAAACAAACTTCTATAGTATTAGAAAACTACTATAGGGAGGATTTAGAGAAGATTTGCATACATCTAGATCCAAGATTGTCTCCCATTCAAAATGCTCAAAAATATTATAAAAAATATAATAAGCTAAAAAATGCATATCAGCTTGTTAGCGAACAAATTATAAAAACGCAAGAGGAAATAGATTATTTAGAAAATGTACTGATAAGCCTTGAAAATTGTACTGAACTAAGGGAAATAGAAGAAATAAGAGAAGAGCTGGTTAACGAAGGCTATGTAAAAAAATCTTCTTCAAAAGTAAAAAAGAAAGAAAAAGAAGTATATTCTTCTCCACTTCATTTTATATCCTCAGATGGATATGATATTTTTGTAGGAAAAAATAATAAGCAAAATGACTATCTTACTTTGAAGCTTTCTAGCAAAGAGGATATTTGGATGCATACTAAAAATATTCCTGGTTCGCATATAATAATAAAAGCTAAGGACAGTCAAATTTCTGAAGAAACTATAATAGAAGCGGCGATGCTTGCAGCATATCATAGCAAGGCTAAATTATCTAGTAATGTTCCAGTTGATTATACTGAAAGAAAAAATGTAAAAAAACCTAGTGGTGCTAAGCCTGGTATGGTTATATATGATTACTACAATACGGTTTATGTCACACCTGAAAAAGAATTGATTAATAAATTGACTAAATTAGAGTAA
- a CDS encoding YicC/YloC family endoribonuclease, translated as MRSLIKSMTGFGRGEMNDGLRNFTVEIKSVNHRYNDTLVKMPKHIGYLEENVKKKIRNVISRGRVEAYISLEYVGEGDVEVNVDLPLARSYKKAIDLLCEEIGLKNEVSVELFAKFPDILKTSKREEDEDEIWLCLSRAVDIALKSLIAMRIEEGKELSKNIKSKLLNIREIVKQIENRAPLIVIEYKEKLCNRIKELLDEKYEIDESKLANEVAFYADKSSIDEEIVRLYSHINQFIDILESDEDSVGRKLDFLVQEMNREVNTIGSKVGDIIITNYVVELKSEMEKVREQIQNIE; from the coding sequence ATGAGAAGCTTGATAAAGAGCATGACAGGATTTGGTAGGGGAGAAATGAATGATGGCTTGAGAAACTTTACAGTAGAGATTAAATCTGTAAATCATAGATATAATGATACTCTGGTAAAGATGCCTAAGCATATCGGATACCTAGAAGAAAACGTAAAGAAGAAAATTAGAAATGTTATTAGCAGAGGAAGAGTAGAGGCTTATATTAGTCTAGAGTATGTTGGAGAAGGGGATGTAGAGGTAAATGTGGATTTGCCCCTAGCTAGATCTTATAAAAAGGCAATTGACTTATTGTGTGAGGAGATTGGATTAAAGAATGAGGTTTCAGTAGAGCTATTTGCTAAATTTCCTGACATATTAAAGACTAGTAAAAGAGAAGAGGACGAAGACGAGATATGGCTTTGCTTGAGTAGAGCAGTTGACATAGCATTAAAGAGCTTAATTGCTATGAGAATAGAGGAAGGGAAGGAGCTTTCCAAGAATATTAAGTCTAAGCTTCTTAATATAAGAGAAATAGTAAAGCAAATTGAAAACAGAGCACCTTTAATAGTAATAGAATATAAGGAAAAGCTTTGTAATAGAATTAAAGAGCTCCTAGATGAAAAATATGAAATTGATGAAAGTAAACTGGCAAATGAAGTAGCCTTTTATGCTGACAAAAGTAGTATTGATGAAGAAATAGTAAGGCTTTATAGTCATATTAATCAATTTATTGATATATTAGAATCTGATGAAGACTCTGTGGGCAGAAAACTAGACTTTTTAGTTCAAGAAATGAACCGAGAGGTAAATACAATTGGCTCAAAAGTTGGCGATATAATTATTACCAATTATGTAGTTGAACTAAAAAGCGAAATGGAGAAAGTTAGAGAGCAAATTCAAAATATTGAATAA
- the remA gene encoding extracellular matrix/biofilm regulator RemA — protein MSIKLINIGFGNIVSANRIIAVVSPESAPIKRIIQEARDRGMLIDATYGRRTRAVVITDSDHIILSAVQPETVAHRLNSKDSSEME, from the coding sequence ATGAGTATAAAGCTTATTAATATAGGTTTTGGCAATATTGTATCAGCTAACAGAATTATAGCTGTAGTAAGTCCTGAATCAGCACCCATTAAGAGAATAATTCAAGAAGCTAGAGATAGAGGAATGCTTATTGATGCTACGTATGGAAGAAGAACTAGGGCTGTAGTCATTACAGATAGTGACCATATTATCTTATCAGCAGTACAGCCAGAAACAGTAGCACATAGATTAAATAGTAAAGACAGCAGTGAGATGGAGTAA
- the gmk gene encoding guanylate kinase yields MGNGLLVVISGPSGVGKGTVCKRLLSDNDKISLSVSATTREARTGEIDKISYYFIDRKEFEDMVEKDEFLEYAYVHGNYYGTPKKYVLDKIDKGQDVLLEIDIQGALKVKEIYPDGVFIFIMPPSMEELKKRIVNRGTETEEAIARRFETAYKEIEYVFKYDYAVFNDEIGVAVKKIESIIEAERCKVNRQTDIIKKI; encoded by the coding sequence ATGGGAAATGGGTTGCTTGTTGTAATTTCAGGTCCATCAGGTGTAGGCAAGGGGACAGTTTGTAAACGTCTACTTAGTGACAATGACAAAATTAGCTTATCAGTATCTGCAACTACAAGGGAGGCAAGAACTGGTGAAATAGATAAAATAAGCTATTATTTCATTGATAGAAAAGAATTTGAAGACATGGTGGAAAAGGACGAATTCCTTGAATATGCATATGTGCATGGAAACTATTATGGTACTCCTAAAAAATATGTCTTGGATAAGATTGATAAGGGACAGGATGTTCTACTAGAGATTGATATACAGGGAGCACTAAAAGTAAAGGAAATTTATCCTGATGGAGTTTTTATTTTCATAATGCCGCCATCAATGGAAGAATTAAAGAAAAGAATTGTCAATAGGGGAACAGAGACTGAAGAAGCAATTGCAAGAAGATTTGAAACTGCATATAAGGAAATCGAATATGTATTCAAGTATGATTATGCAGTATTTAATGATGAAATAGGAGTAGCTGTAAAAAAAATAGAATCTATCATTGAAGCAGAAAGATGTAAAGTTAATAGACAAACAGATATTATTAAAAAGATTTAG
- the rpoZ gene encoding DNA-directed RNA polymerase subunit omega, translating into MLYPSINELLKNVDSRYTLVLLVSKRARQIVDGSEPLVDPKSSKPVSIAVQEVSEHKVTYTRPQTYK; encoded by the coding sequence ATGTTATACCCTTCAATTAATGAATTATTAAAAAATGTAGACAGTAGATACACTTTAGTTTTATTAGTTTCTAAAAGAGCTAGACAAATCGTTGATGGTTCGGAGCCTTTAGTAGATCCAAAGTCTAGTAAACCAGTATCTATTGCAGTGCAAGAGGTATCAGAGCATAAGGTTACGTATACAAGACCACAGACATATAAGTAA